Below is a genomic region from Staphylococcus carnosus.
AACATATCATCTTTATGTACTTTAAAATTTTCTCTGATTGCTCTTTTGATACGATTGCGCGTCACAGCATTACCCAGCTTTTTTGAAACACTAATACCTAATTTAAAATGAGTCAATCCTTTATCTGGCATCATATAAATAACAAACTGGCGATTTGCTACCGACTTTCCTCTTCTATATATCGCTTGGAAATCGCTGTTCTTCTTAATACGGTATGCTTT
It encodes:
- the rnpA gene encoding ribonuclease P protein component, whose protein sequence is MEKAYRIKKNSDFQAIYRRGKSVANRQFVIYMMPDKGLTHFKLGISVSKKLGNAVTRNRIKRAIRENFKVHKDDMLPRNIIVIARHPAKDMTVLEIQKSLEHVLKVAKLFNKRIK